A genome region from Danio aesculapii chromosome 2, fDanAes4.1, whole genome shotgun sequence includes the following:
- the eif4e2 gene encoding eukaryotic translation initiation factor 4E type 2, translating into MNNKFDALKDDDSGDHDQDNSSPKDGEKEKNDEEDKEANTTKRKAVVPGAGEHPLQYNYTFWYSRRTPGRPASTQSYEQNIKQIGSFASVEQFWRFYSHMIRPGDLTGHSDFHLFKEGIKPMWEDDANKSGGKWIIRLRKGLASRCWENLILAMLGEQFMVGEEICGAVVSVRFQEDIISIWNKTASDQATTARIRDTLRRVLNLPPNTIMEYKTHTDSIKAWEDFHGLVNASGGR; encoded by the exons ATGAACAACAAATTTGACGC cCTGAAAGATGATGACAGTGGAGATCACGACCAGGACAACAGCTCACCGAAAGACGGGGAGAAGGAAAAAAATGACGAAGAGGACAAGGAAGCAAACACTACAAAGAGAAAG GCGGTGGTCCCGGGAGCCGGTGAACACCCTCTTCAGTATAACTACACCTTCTGGTATTCTCGACGCACACCAGGACGTCCGGCCAGCACACAGAGCTATGAACAGAACATTAAACAGATCGGCAGCTTTGCTTCG GTGGAGCAGTTCTGGCGTTTTTATAGTCACATGATCCGACCGGGTGATCTGACTGGTCACAGTGATTTCCACCTGTTTAAGGAAGGAATCAAACCCATGTGGGAG GATGATGCTAATAAGAGTGGTGGTAAATGGATCATTCGGCTCCGGAAAGGCCTGGCGTCTCGCTGCTGGGAGAATCTGATCCTGGCCATGCTCGGTGAGCAGTTCATGGTGGGCGAGGAGATCTGTGGCGCCGTCGTGTCCGTTCGATTCCAG gaGGATATCATTTCCATCTGGAATAAGACGGCCAGCGATCAGGCCACCACCGCTCGCATTAGAGACACTTTACGCAGAGTCCTCAACCTGCCTCCTAATACTATTATGGAGTATAAAACACACACCGACAGCATCAA AGCTTGGGAGGATTTCCACGGTCTAGTGAATGCAAGTGGAGGACGCTAG